TCGGTCATGGGCATGCAGAGAGTCTTCTTGGCTCAGGGGGTGATTGCACTGATCCTCAAGATCATCGCGCTTTATGTCGGCGCTTATGTTCTGGTCGATGACCTCTGGACAATCGCGCTTTTCAGCTTGGCTGGGGCAGTCTCTGCACTGCTGCTGATGGCGTCAGTTGCGATTAGGGCCAGGGCCTTACCCAAACAGATTTAAATGAGTTGAGAAATAATGATGCTTGCAATTCACGTTAAGTCGGGTGGCTTTGCCAATTCCTGGGTTGCCTATTGTAGAAAAAACGGCATTCCCTTCCGCGAAGTCGATTGCTTTGCGAGCAATATCATGGAGCAGCTGCGCGGATGCACAGCGCTGCTTTGGCATTGGAGGCATAATGACTATCGCGCTGCGTTATCGGCCCGCCAATTGATCGCTTCTGTTGAGACAATGGGGGTGCGTGTCTTTCCAGACACGCCAACGTCTTGGCACTACGATGACAAGCTGGGTCAGAAATATCTGCTTGAGGCGATTGGCGCGCCACTCATTCCAACCCATGTCTTCTATGATAGCGACACCGCTTTGGCGTGGTTGCAACAGGCAAAGTTTCCGCTGGTGTGGAAGCTGCGCAGTGGAGCAGGTTCGCAGAATGTACGGCTGGTGCACACTCTCGCGGCGGCGCGAAAGATCGTCGCCCGCTCGTTCGGTCGGGGGTGGAAGCCGGTCCGCTTGCACGCGTTAAGAGAGCGTCTGTGGCATTTCCGCAAAACACCGAACCTGCGCGGCTTTGTAGATATTGGCAGAGGAATTGTTCGTACGTTCGTGCCCCACGAGAAAGATCGCAATCTGCCCATAGAGCGCAACTACGTTTATTTTCAGGACTTTGTGCCGCAGAATGACAGCGATATCCGCGTCGTTGTCATTGGTAAGCGCGCCTTCGGCATTCGCCGTATGGTGCGCGAGGGGGATTTTCGGGCGTCGGGCAGTGGTGTCCTCAAGTATGACCGCGCGGAAATACCGCTAGATTGTGTTGCCCTCGCGTTTCAGACCACCAGCGCACTCTCAGCGCAGGCTTGCGCCTTCGATTTTGTAAGGGACGTTTCAGGTTGGAAAATAGTGGAGATCAGTTATGCCTTCACTGCGCCGGCATATTATGGTTGCCCCGGTTGGTGGGACTCGGATCTTAATTGGCATGATCAGCCTGTCCGTCCTGAAATATTTATGATTGAGGACTTACTTACACAAAGTTCATTTGCAGGAGAGCTTCTTGGCTAGGTTGACCGACATTTCGCTTTTCTTGCCCTCCCTGCGCGGCGGGGGCGCTGAACGCGTAATGGTGACGCTCGCCAATGGCTTCGCTGAGCGCGGAATTTCCGTCGATTTGGTGGCTGCAATGGCAGAGGGGCCTTATGTTGAACAGGTTTCAAGCGCGGTCCGCATAGTCGATCTGAAGTCCCCCCGCATCCTGAAAAGCATTCTCCCGCTTATGCAATACCTGCGGAAAGAAAGACCAAAAGCACTTCTGTCCACGCTGCGACATGCCAATGTCGCAGCCACGATTGCCCACAGGCTGACGCGCTCCGACGCGCGGCTCGTCCTGCGTGAAGCCAGCAAGGTCGATAAAACTGATTTTCCTGGAATTCCGGGTTATTTGAATCTGCTTCTCTATAAGTGGGCTTATAATTCAGCCGATAGTGTCGTGGGCATTTCGCAAGGCGTATCAGACGATATTCGCGCTATCGCCAAAAATTCCAATGTCGTTACTATCCATAATCCTGTCGACCTTGAGCGGGTGCAGGCTCTCTCCAGAGAACCCCTGATCGTTGATGAGAATATTAGGAATCGTGGTTTCATATTGTCTGCAGGGCGCCTCACTGCAGCAAAGGATGTCCCCACGCTTCTTCACGCATTCGCCCTCATAAAGGACAGAACAGAGCTTTACCTGGTCATAATTGGTGAAGGCGAACTGCGCGAGGAGTTGGAAACGTTGTCCAGGAGCCTCGGGATTGCGGAGCGTGTTTTGATGCCTGGTTTTTCCGCTAACCCATATGTGTGGATGCGGGCCTCGCGCCTTTTCGTCCTATCCTCCGCGTGGGAGGGCTTTCCAAACGCTCTTATTGAAGCCATGGCCTGTGGCACCCCTATTGTCAGTACCGACTGTCGTAACGGTCCGTCCGAAATCCTCGAGGGCGGCAAATGGGGCAGGCTAGTTCCGGTGAGGGACAGCTTAGGCCTAGCTGCTGCATTGCAGGCGGCGCTAGCCGACGAACTGTTGCCCAATGTACGCCAACGAGTGGAGGACTTCCGGAAGGGGCGAATTATGGAAAAGTATGCTTCTGTCTTGGGACTTAATCTAGGTGTGTCTGTGAGTAGTTAAGACATCTTGAAATTCTGGCACTATGCTAGCCCATAACCTGGCCAAGGTAGGCCCCAGGCGCGGGCGTATAGCAGAAGAGAGTAAGCGGCAATAGCTAGCACGAAAGTCCCTTTTTGCCATCCAGGTAAGCGAAATCCCGAAAGAAGAACGAAAAGGACACCTGCCTCCCAGATCCTGCCCGCTAGGGGCGAAAAGATATATAAGGCAAGGTAACTTACGAGTAGAGCTATGGAAAATAAGTTATTGTTTATATATTCCCTTCCGCCTGAGATAAATATAGCGAGTATTCCTGCCCAGAATATCGCGGCGAGGCCAGACCCCTGAGGGTCTATAGCTTGATATTCGTTGCCTTGCCTAGCTTCCGTAAGAACCGCCATTAGCGGAATGGTTATGGTTATTAAGCAGCATATTGTTGCAATTGATGCCACTTTCAGTTCCGAGGAGAGGCGCATCCTTGAAATAGCCCATGTGACTATCCAGACTGCGCCGATAATGTAGAATCCAACATGTATGAGTGGAGCTAACCCCATTAGCACGATCTTGATCTGGCGCCTTTCTGATAAGAGCCCAGCAAGGAAAAACATAATTGCAACGCCTTGGCGAATTTGTGCTGTATTGTTTTTCAGTACAAGAGGAAAGGTAAGGATAAGTAGAATCGCAATATAGTTTCTCGGTTGAGCCTTGGCGACTAGTGCTGCCGTTATGAATGCAGGAACAATACTCATTGCTTGAATCGTTGCCTCAGGACTTAAAATGCGTCCAAGAAGGCTCACGGCAGCAAACCATAGTGGCTCTTGAAAAGGTAGAAGAAGAATATTTAACCCAGAATAGGCGCCTAGAATTTGCATGCCATTTAGAACGTGCCCAACGTAGTTCGCATGATCTTTCATGGAGTAGTAGGGAATAGAAGAAATTGGCAATGCGTATAATAATGCTGCTAGTAAACAGACAAATATAGTATGAGCGGGCTGTCGATGGTCAACTTTATGACTTCCGTATCTCAGAGAATTGTGCATGCGGCGCTCAGTCCGTGACGTTAGGATATGTTAATGAGGGCTGGCATTGGACGGTCTGAATGGATTCCGTCATATTCTTGAACGCCGTTTCTCCTATAGCTGCCCACTTAAAAGAGTATATCAAAGGGTCCTATCTTGCGCCAAATAGTAGCTCCTCGTATCGAAGTTTGGCCAGTATAAGCGCCATGAGTCAGCCCTTCGTCCATATCATTACCAGCCTCAGCGATGGCGGGGCCGAAGCAGTTCTGTTTAGGCTTGTCGCTTTTCATGATCCCCAGAATCATGTGGTGATCTCGCTCTCTGGCAAAGGCAAATATGGCCCTCTTTTGGAAAGGTGCGGCGTAAAGGTACATTACCTGAATATGCCGCGCGGGCGTCTCACTTTTGGCGGCCTTCGCAAACTGTTTTCCATTCTGCGGAGGGAGCGTCCCCACGTCGTACAGACCTGGATGTATCATGCCAATCTTGTTGGCGGGTTAGTGGCGAGGCTGACCGGATGCCGAAAGGTTTTCTGGAATATCCGGCATGCCGACCTCACCCCCGGTGCATATGGAAGGGGCACCCGCTTGGTGTCCCGCCTCTGCGCACGTCTCTCCCGTTTCGTGCCCACCGGAATCGTCGCCTGCGCGGAGCGCGCCCGTACCGTCCATATCGCTGAGGGATATGATGCGCGCAAGTTCACCGTCATCCCCAATGGCTATGATATTGCGCGCTTCCGGCCCGATGCCGCGACACGCGACGCCTTGCGGCGGGGAATAGGAGTCGGTCCCGATACCGTCTTGCTTGGCCTCGTCGGCCGCTGGAACAAGGAAAAGGATCACTCCAATCTTCTTGCCGCCCTCTCGCGGCTCGCGGCTGACCGGCGGGATATCCGCCTGCTCCTAGTTGGTACCGGCTGCACGGCGGATAACGCCGAGCTTGTGAGCACCATCGCCCATCATGGGCTTTCCGGCCGTGTCATCGTCGCCGGCCGGCGCGATGACGTTCCGGCGGTGATGAATGCGCTCGATCTCCATATCCTTTCCTCCAGCAGCGAAGCCTTCCCCAATGTGGTGGCCGAGGCCATGGCCTGCGGCACGCCCTGCGTCGTCACCGATGTGGGTGATGCGGCCTTGATCGTTGGTGAGACCGGCTGGATCGTTCCCCCGCGCGATGCCGACGCTCTGGCGGCGGCCACGGCCCGCGCCGTCGAGACAATGGCGGATGCCGCTTTATGGCAGCACAGGCAGGATAACGCGCGGCGCCGCATAGAGGATAACTTTTCTCTGGCCACCATGGTCGCCCGTTACGAGGCGCTCTGGCGGGATGCGCCGGACGACGCGGTCCGAACGCAATAAATTCTGGAAAATTATGCACGAACAACAGCCCCAAACCGCAACGAAATCGCACATGTGCATCGCCATCATCGGTAACGCTGGTGGTTCCATGCTCAATTTTCGCGCTCCTCTTATTCAAGATATAATTGCGCTCGGTCACAAGGTTCTGGCTTTTGCTCCAGATTATGACGATGATACCAAAGAAAAACTGCGTGAGGTTGGCGCCGTTCCGCTAGACTACACTTTGTCACGCACAGGGCTGAATCCATTCAGGGACTTTTCAGACATTGTGCGTTTGCGCCGGGAACTAGAGGGAATATCTCCGGATATGACCTTATCCTTCAGCATCAAACCAGTAATATACGGAACGATTGCAGCCCGCATGGCGAACACTCGCCACAGGGTGGCTCTGATTGAAGGTCTGGGTTACGCCTTCACACGGGACGGAAAATCCAGCCTGAAGCGCCGTTCCGTCGGGGCCCTGGCCCGAATTCTCTATCGCCTTTCTCTCACTTTCGCCGAGCGCATCTTTGTGCTAAACTCCGACGACTTCAACGACTTGGTGGATATGCGCATTGCGCCCGCCAATAAAATCACGGTGCTAAGCGGCATCGGCGTCGAGCTCGACAAATGGCGCCCCGCTCCCCCGGTCCTCGCTCCCATCACCTTCACGCTTGCCGCCCGCCTCATCAAGGACAAAGGCGTCATCGAGTTCGTCGAAGCGGCTAGAATAATCAAGGCAAAACAAGGCGACAACGTGCGCTTCGTTTTGCTCGGCCAGATCGACACCAACCCTCAGGCGATCGAGAAGGCAACACTCGATAAGTGGGTGGAAGAAGGCATTGTCGAATGGCCCGGCCATGTCGATATGCGAGAATGGCTAGCAAAAACAAGCGTTTTCGTCCTCCCTTCTTATTACCGTGAAGGCGTGCCACGCAGCACGCAGGAAGCCATGGCCATGGCTCGTCCAATAGTCACGACCGATGTTCCGGGATGTCGTGAAACCGTTATAGACGGGCGAAACGGCTTCCTCGTTCCGCCCCGCGACCCCGCCCTTCTTGCCACAGCAATGGAGCGTTTCATCGATGAGCCTCAGCGGATCACGCATATGGGCATAGAGAGCCGCAAAATGGCGGAAGAACGGTTTAACGTTAAGAACATCAATGCAATAATGATTGCAGCAATGGGGCTTTCCGCACGGTGAATTCACATGCGTTCCAACGTGGCAAGGCCCTCTGCGCCACCACGCGGACGCAGAACGACCTCAGCATAGTATCGACTGGATACTGCACTAAGTTGCTGAGGTCTTTACGCTTCGGTCCTGGCACTCACTAGCAGATGGGCGTCAGAACTGCTTAAGCCCCCTACTGAAGAGCTCTCCAGACGGGCGTTAAACGCCGGCGTATCGAGCGCTCATCAGGTGCCTCGCCCTTCTCGTCGCGGCGCGCAAACCACTCCTGAAACTCGCGTACGAATTCGGCTTGTGTGTCTGGGAGGCCGCGCTCGTGTATGCGTTTGATGACTGCCACGAACATTGCCTCCCAATCATATTTATGGTTGGGCCGCCCACTGGCCGTGCGGCGCGCGAGCCCATTTTCCTCTTCAAATCTAGCCTTTTCTATCGCGCTGATCAGGATGTCGGGTCGAGCGACCATAAGGCCCTGCGGCGACATGATGAAAGCCCAAGTAGCTTCGCCTGGAGGCCGAACACGGTGGATAGGAACTTCGGTCGGTCCTGTTCCGTCGCGACGAAACATCGGCATCAGGTCCGCTGCGTGCAGTTCGATCAGACCGGACAAGGGACCATTACTCGTTTGGATAAAGGGCGCGCTAGTCGTCAGTTGCAGGCGTTCCATTGCCGCCCACTCGACAATATCTGTTGGGGTGCATCCCCAACGTGCAGCGGCCTCGAAACTCGAAAAAAACACTCGCGGTGGCAGTGTCATTGTAGTTTCCTCCTCAAAGTCATTGCGGAGCCCGTTTGGTCCCAGAAACGATGAAGTGGCCTTGTTTAGTTTTCCCTACAAAGAGCTCCGTTTTTTTTAAGCCATCTGGGCAACTGTACGTTCGAATCGGGCATCCAAGAGCAATGATAGCCAATGTGACGAGTATTCCGAACTAAAGGGGCAGTGTCATTTTCGGCGCAAAAAGCACCAGCTTTTCGATTCCTAGCCAGATTGCTTCCTCAACAAAATAAAACGATGGGTGGCGCCCCTTCTTGCTAGTAGCGCCACCCTTTGCCTTCCCGCCACCCAGTTAGTTCATACAGTCTCAGACTGGTGTTTTCGGCCCCTAACGGACCTTGGAGCGCTAAAATGACTGAGGCGACCGCCCCGACCGAAACGATGCTGGCATCTGGTCTGCTCGACGACTGGATGAGTCGCAAAGAACTTGCCGAGGAGTTGAGCCTGTCCGTGGATACGCTCTCGCGATGGGAAACCCAGCGCATAGGCCCGCCATGTATAAGGATCGGGCGTCGGGTGCTGTACCGCCGCGGCGCGGTGCAAGATTGGCTCCGTCGGGCGGAAGAGCGCACCTCTAGCCGAACCCGGGCTCGATCATGAGCGCCGAGATAGTAGACTTTCCCACCATGTCCCTTGAGCGCGCTCGCGAGATCATCGCCACACCAGATCTCTTCGGTGGCGGTCAGATCGTCAAGGCGTGCAAGGTGCTATTTGCATACGGTACCGCCGCTGACATGCGAATGGTCTTGGCATTGCAGCAATCGGGAATCGTTGCAGGCTTTGAGCCGGCGCAATCGCCGCCGCTTCGGGCTTTGCGGCGGCGCAAGTGGCAGGCGGCGATGCTCGCCCTCTACGTGTTGGCCGCAGCAGCGCTGGGCACTGCGGTGCTCGCGTCCTTGTTGTTTAACGCAATCAAGGCAATGCTTTAGTGAAATTGCTATTTCCGACCCCCTTGTCTGACTGCTAGCAACTCGGTTCCGCGTGGACGGACGCTCGCCGTATAGTAACGCGCCATTTTCTGCATCTCGCTACCACAACGGGACGATTGCGCTATTTGCTTGGCGGAGAGCATAGCCGTGGCTGACGATGCTGTGATGGCATCGCACTCGACAATCGTCTCGACGCCGGCAATTCGGCTCAAGGCTTAAACTTCCACCAGAACATCTTGGCAACGGCACAGGGGTGGCATGATCAATGCCACCCACCGCCATGCTGCCACCCCTCGCGATGTGATCCTCTGCTGCCTGGCAGAAGAGGAGATCTTCATGCAGTCGATTTCGCATTTCTTGGGACCAGTATTATGAGCCATAAGGCCTCACATTGGCTGGCGACCATTCCGGCAGAGGCCATCACCAACGGTGCCTTCCGGGTGCTGTTCCATCTCTGCGATGCCCACAATTCTCAGCGGTATCCGGAGACCGCTTGTTTCCCGAGTCAGGAGAAGTTGCGTGCTTCAACAGGGTTGTCGAACGGCGGACTGAACAATGCTCTCAACGCGCTTGAGGTGGCCAATCTCATTCGCCGCCGGCAGACCCGGAATGCGGATGGGACGCGCGGGCCGACCTACTACATCCTCGGGTGCGATCGCGATCTGACACAAGAGCCATCTCCACAAAATGGAGATGGTTTTCGCGCTGAAAATCCCCTCAAAACGCCTGTGGATAAGTCTGTGGATAACTCGCTGACCATCTCCAAATCCGGGGGCCAACCATCTCCAAATTCGGCCCCCAACCATCTCCAGTGGAGTGGAGATGATCCTGTAATAGAACCAGTAAAAGAACCTTCGCGGGCGCGAGCGCCGATTTCCACACCTGTGGAAAACTCGCCCGAATGCTCCACCCGGCGCGCCGCGATCGTCGCTGAGATGGCCCGAAAATATCCCGCCCTGATCCGTCCACCCCGAGATCTGGCTGAGGACGCAGGCGAGCGATCTGGTGGCGCGCTGCGCCAGGGCCGTCACCAGCCCGCACCGGCAGGAGCGGTTCGGGATCATCGGAAATAGCTTGCAAGGAGGAACGAAGGATGACCGACCAGTTCACACCAGCATGGATCGAGGAGCGCTTCGAACAGGCCGTCCGCACATTGCGGCAGCTGCCCAACCCGCGGGGCTCGACGCCGCGAGGCTATACGTCCTCATGGCCGGACTATGCCAATGATCCTGGACAGTCCTACGGCTACCACGATGCCCGCGTCCGGATGGTGCCGAGCCCCAAAGAGATTGGGGCCATGGAGGAATGTTTCGAGTGGCTGGGTTGGCTCGAGCCTGGAGATGCTCGGATCGTCTGGCTGCGCGCCGAAGGCAGGCGTTGGCGGCAGATCGGGATCCGAATGGGCTGTGTTCGGCAGACCGCATGGCGGCGCTGGGCTGCGGCGCTGATTACCATCTCTAAGCGCCTGAATAAAAAGCACAAAGCTGGCGAAGCGCGGTCCCGAGCAAAAAATGCGCCGGGCGAAAGCGTGGTTAAACCGGCTCCCGACGTGGTTCGGACGTTGTTGTAACGGCGCGGGACGTTGAACTTTTGGCGCGACATAATCGGGTCAAATCTGGCAGATTCTGGATATGCTCGGGAGAGCTGGCGGCTGAGAGCAACGACGCGGTTAGTTGTCAGAGTTGAGACTTCGTAGCGCCCCGTCCCAGCCCCTCCCCGCTTCGGGTCCTTCCGGGCGGCGACCGTATGCGGGGGGGCTTTGCGCGCCAAGCCGCTAGTCACAAAGGTTTTTTTGGGGTTCGCGGCCAAGGTTCGCACCTTTGGGTTCGCGGTTCGCACCCATCGTTTTAGGCGTTGCGGTAGAGGCCAACTGGCCGGGGCTTTCGAGCTCCGGCCTTTTTCTTGGCACCG
This genomic stretch from Devosia sp. YIM 151766 harbors:
- a CDS encoding glycosyltransferase family 4 protein produces the protein MCIAIIGNAGGSMLNFRAPLIQDIIALGHKVLAFAPDYDDDTKEKLREVGAVPLDYTLSRTGLNPFRDFSDIVRLRRELEGISPDMTLSFSIKPVIYGTIAARMANTRHRVALIEGLGYAFTRDGKSSLKRRSVGALARILYRLSLTFAERIFVLNSDDFNDLVDMRIAPANKITVLSGIGVELDKWRPAPPVLAPITFTLAARLIKDKGVIEFVEAARIIKAKQGDNVRFVLLGQIDTNPQAIEKATLDKWVEEGIVEWPGHVDMREWLAKTSVFVLPSYYREGVPRSTQEAMAMARPIVTTDVPGCRETVIDGRNGFLVPPRDPALLATAMERFIDEPQRITHMGIESRKMAEERFNVKNINAIMIAAMGLSAR
- a CDS encoding EpsG family protein; this translates as MHNSLRYGSHKVDHRQPAHTIFVCLLAALLYALPISSIPYYSMKDHANYVGHVLNGMQILGAYSGLNILLLPFQEPLWFAAVSLLGRILSPEATIQAMSIVPAFITAALVAKAQPRNYIAILLILTFPLVLKNNTAQIRQGVAIMFFLAGLLSERRQIKIVLMGLAPLIHVGFYIIGAVWIVTWAISRMRLSSELKVASIATICCLITITIPLMAVLTEARQGNEYQAIDPQGSGLAAIFWAGILAIFISGGREYINNNLFSIALLVSYLALYIFSPLAGRIWEAGVLFVLLSGFRLPGWQKGTFVLAIAAYSLLLYARAWGLPWPGYGLA
- a CDS encoding helix-turn-helix domain-containing protein codes for the protein MTEATAPTETMLASGLLDDWMSRKELAEELSLSVDTLSRWETQRIGPPCIRIGRRVLYRRGAVQDWLRRAEERTSSRTRARS
- a CDS encoding glycosyltransferase; the encoded protein is MARLTDISLFLPSLRGGGAERVMVTLANGFAERGISVDLVAAMAEGPYVEQVSSAVRIVDLKSPRILKSILPLMQYLRKERPKALLSTLRHANVAATIAHRLTRSDARLVLREASKVDKTDFPGIPGYLNLLLYKWAYNSADSVVGISQGVSDDIRAIAKNSNVVTIHNPVDLERVQALSREPLIVDENIRNRGFILSAGRLTAAKDVPTLLHAFALIKDRTELYLVIIGEGELREELETLSRSLGIAERVLMPGFSANPYVWMRASRLFVLSSAWEGFPNALIEAMACGTPIVSTDCRNGPSEILEGGKWGRLVPVRDSLGLAAALQAALADELLPNVRQRVEDFRKGRIMEKYASVLGLNLGVSVSS
- a CDS encoding DUF6362 family protein codes for the protein MTDQFTPAWIEERFEQAVRTLRQLPNPRGSTPRGYTSSWPDYANDPGQSYGYHDARVRMVPSPKEIGAMEECFEWLGWLEPGDARIVWLRAEGRRWRQIGIRMGCVRQTAWRRWAAALITISKRLNKKHKAGEARSRAKNAPGESVVKPAPDVVRTLL
- a CDS encoding glycosyltransferase, translated to MDSVIFLNAVSPIAAHLKEYIKGSYLAPNSSSSYRSLASISAMSQPFVHIITSLSDGGAEAVLFRLVAFHDPQNHVVISLSGKGKYGPLLERCGVKVHYLNMPRGRLTFGGLRKLFSILRRERPHVVQTWMYHANLVGGLVARLTGCRKVFWNIRHADLTPGAYGRGTRLVSRLCARLSRFVPTGIVACAERARTVHIAEGYDARKFTVIPNGYDIARFRPDAATRDALRRGIGVGPDTVLLGLVGRWNKEKDHSNLLAALSRLAADRRDIRLLLVGTGCTADNAELVSTIAHHGLSGRVIVAGRRDDVPAVMNALDLHILSSSSEAFPNVVAEAMACGTPCVVTDVGDAALIVGETGWIVPPRDADALAAATARAVETMADAALWQHRQDNARRRIEDNFSLATMVARYEALWRDAPDDAVRTQ